The sequence AGTTCCGGCTCGACATTGAACGAGGCGATTCCGGTGATCGGCTGGTCCGACAGGTTCTTGGCCGAATAGTAGGCCATCTTGCGCGAACCGATCCGCAGTTCCTGCGTGGTCTGGTCCATGATGAAGTGCCACGGTAGCAGGCGATCGACATTGGCATCGAAGCGAACCGAGATCAGCTTGTTGGTGATCTTGACCGCCGAAGCTTCGGCCTCGGTCGAGCGCATGGTCGTGCCGCCAAAGCCGGTTACTTGGCAGAAGATCCGGTACAGCGGCACCGAGGCGAAGCCGAGACCCAGCATTGCCGCGGCCCCCAACAATGCTAGCACGCCTGTGCGGGCGTTCGGATCCTTGGGCAGGCTCAGAACAGCCATGACCTTACCCCCCGATCCGCGCGATGCTGATGAAATAGAACAGCACGACCATAGCGCCGAGCAGGCCGCCCAGCATCAGGTTGCGCTGCTTGATGATCCGCTTGCGTTCAGCTTCGGGGTCTTCGGGAAAGTGGGGCATTTGCTTCATCCCATTATCCAGCGGTCCGCCACCAGGGCAGCGAACAGGGCGAAAAGGTAGAACACGGAAAAGCGGAACAGCCGCTTCTCAGGTCCCATGTCGGCTTCCCCCACCCCTTGGCGAAACACGGCGACGCGCAGCGCCAGCAACAGAAAGATCGTCGAAAGGATCAGCGCCGCAGCGCCATAGACCACGCCTGCCCCGCCAGGAATCCAGAAAGGCAACAT comes from Novosphingobium ginsenosidimutans and encodes:
- a CDS encoding cytochrome c oxidase assembly protein; translation: MAVLSLPKDPNARTGVLALLGAAAMLGLGFASVPLYRIFCQVTGFGGTTMRSTEAEASAVKITNKLISVRFDANVDRLLPWHFIMDQTTQELRIGSRKMAYYSAKNLSDQPITGIASFNVEPELAGKYFHKVQCFCFNEQTLQPGQSVNMPVIYYVDPKILDDPETKDIEQITLSYTFHKAADQPAKTLDQQLAAR